In Thermodesulfobacteriota bacterium, one DNA window encodes the following:
- a CDS encoding NAD(P)H-dependent oxidoreductase, with amino-acid sequence MPKVLITCFSKSGNTKRMAEYIREGLNSSEDIEVDLKGVEDTTIDDLCSSDGIIIGSPTYFGVMSTEVKDLIDRSIKCFGKLAGKAGGAFTSSAMVGGGNETTIMSILQALLIHGMIVHGDHKGNHYGPVSIGTPNEDVRDECLRYGKRFGNLVKKLC; translated from the coding sequence ATGCCGAAGGTATTGATAACCTGCTTTTCGAAATCGGGTAATACAAAGAGGATGGCTGAGTATATCAGAGAGGGGTTAAATTCATCTGAAGATATTGAGGTTGACTTAAAGGGAGTTGAGGATACAACGATTGATGACCTTTGTTCATCTGATGGAATAATAATAGGCAGTCCTACCTATTTTGGAGTTATGTCAACAGAGGTAAAGGACCTTATTGACAGAAGCATAAAATGCTTTGGGAAATTGGCTGGGAAAGCTGGGGGTGCCTTTACATCATCTGCAATGGTCGGCGGAGGGAATGAAACCACCATTATGAGTATCCTTCAGGCACTCCTCATCCACGGCATGATTGTACATGGTGACCATAAAGGGAATCACTATGGCCCTGTGTCGATCGGGACCCCAAATGAAGATGTCCGTGATGAGTGTTTGCGCTATGGTAAAAGATTCGGAAATCTAGTCAAGAAATTATGTTGA